The following proteins are encoded in a genomic region of Blastopirellula retiformator:
- a CDS encoding 2-oxoglutarate dehydrogenase E1 component, which yields MRTPLSKRVDIDVHNMAYAAELLDAYREDPHSVPDDWREFFEQLPQANGDIDALGSLAPPITTSSMFNPTGAAVEVNGSKNGAQAAAGPGGDALLQHCVDRMITGFRAYGHLHSRLDPLGLTTTPAPPLTPDQFDIKDSDLDRYIYVDRDGELSQTTIRECFERLQRVYCGDVGIQLQHIDDHVVRRWLIEQVEGDHRNTALDRDTQRRILQKLTEAMVFEEFVRKKYLGAKTFSLEGSETLIPLLDLAIHGFAEQGVRELVLAMPHRGRLSVLANVIRQPPREIFSQFEDADPQRHIGGGDVKYHMGASGDYIAASGQKVHVSLCFNPSHLEYVDPVALGRMRAKQDRRDDKERQLGAVVLIHGDAAFAGEGVVQETLNLSQLEGYCTGGTLHVIVNNQLGFTTQPLDSRSTIYATDVARMLQSPIFHVNGENPAAVSQVVSLALEFRRTHQRDVVIDMYCFRRFGHNETDEPSFTQPLLYQAIEHHRSIRDRFLDNLVELGQFEVQEADEMLTRHHDFLQTEYEIGKDLVVGPPKPQNAWEGYLGGPQPPIGEDDPDTGVPGDKLSKILVKLTEIPKGFHLHRKLTRQMEARRDMAAGKRSLDWASAEALAFASLAMAGRRVRLSGQDAQRGTFSQRHGVLHDVVTGRTHNIFSKLTADQAPVELVNSPLSEAGVLGFDYGYSLDFPEALVAWEAQFGDFGNCAQVIVDEFISGAEDKWDRLSGIVMLLPHGYEGQGPEHSSGRLERFLAIGAEDNIQVAYPSTPAQYFHLLRRQSLRKWRKPLVIFTPKSLLRHPSAVSTLSDLSDGEFKNILPDLTVDPSNVRRIMLCSGKLYYELDSYRHDHGIDDIAILRIEMLHPLRDGEVVEALSDYPSDCRVTWVQEEPINMGAWPHWATRFSGHRVGEHELHVVGRPRSASPATGSKSAHLWEQADLLERAFAD from the coding sequence ATGCGCACACCACTTTCGAAACGTGTTGACATTGATGTTCATAACATGGCCTATGCGGCGGAGCTGCTAGACGCCTACCGGGAGGATCCCCACAGCGTTCCGGATGACTGGCGCGAATTCTTCGAGCAGTTGCCGCAGGCCAATGGCGACATCGACGCCCTGGGAAGCCTGGCTCCGCCGATCACCACCTCCAGCATGTTCAACCCGACCGGCGCTGCGGTCGAAGTTAACGGCAGCAAGAACGGAGCGCAAGCCGCCGCCGGACCAGGGGGCGACGCGCTGCTGCAGCATTGCGTCGACCGAATGATCACCGGTTTCCGCGCGTACGGTCACTTGCACTCGCGGCTTGATCCACTGGGGCTGACCACCACGCCGGCGCCTCCGCTGACGCCGGACCAGTTCGACATCAAAGATAGTGATCTTGATCGCTACATCTACGTCGACCGCGACGGCGAGTTGAGCCAGACCACCATTCGCGAGTGCTTTGAACGTCTGCAGCGGGTCTACTGCGGCGACGTCGGCATTCAGCTGCAGCACATCGACGACCATGTCGTTCGTCGGTGGCTGATCGAGCAGGTCGAAGGGGATCATCGTAACACGGCGCTTGATCGCGACACGCAGCGGCGTATTTTGCAGAAGCTGACCGAAGCGATGGTCTTCGAGGAGTTCGTCCGCAAAAAGTACCTCGGCGCCAAGACCTTCTCGCTGGAAGGTTCCGAGACTCTGATTCCGCTGCTCGACCTGGCGATCCATGGTTTTGCCGAGCAAGGGGTCCGCGAGCTGGTGTTGGCGATGCCGCACCGCGGTCGCTTGAGCGTGCTGGCCAATGTGATCCGTCAGCCTCCCCGCGAAATCTTCTCGCAGTTTGAAGACGCCGATCCGCAGCGGCACATCGGCGGCGGCGACGTGAAGTATCACATGGGCGCCAGCGGCGATTACATCGCGGCTTCGGGCCAAAAGGTGCACGTCTCGCTCTGCTTTAACCCCAGCCACTTGGAATATGTCGATCCGGTCGCGCTTGGCCGTATGCGGGCCAAGCAAGATCGCCGCGACGACAAAGAACGCCAATTGGGCGCCGTCGTGCTGATCCATGGCGACGCCGCCTTCGCCGGCGAAGGGGTCGTGCAGGAAACGTTGAATCTCAGCCAGTTGGAAGGTTACTGCACCGGCGGTACGTTGCACGTGATCGTCAATAACCAGCTTGGCTTTACGACGCAGCCGCTTGACTCGCGGTCGACGATCTACGCGACCGACGTTGCGCGGATGCTGCAGTCGCCGATCTTCCACGTCAACGGGGAGAACCCGGCCGCGGTGTCGCAGGTCGTTTCGCTGGCGCTGGAGTTCCGCCGGACGCATCAGCGGGATGTCGTGATCGACATGTACTGCTTCCGCCGCTTCGGTCACAACGAAACGGACGAACCGAGCTTCACCCAGCCGCTGCTGTACCAGGCGATCGAGCATCACCGCTCGATTCGCGATCGCTTCCTCGACAACCTGGTCGAACTGGGGCAGTTTGAAGTGCAGGAAGCGGACGAGATGCTGACCCGCCATCACGACTTCCTGCAGACCGAATACGAAATCGGCAAGGATCTGGTCGTTGGTCCTCCCAAGCCGCAAAACGCCTGGGAAGGTTACCTGGGCGGACCGCAACCGCCGATCGGCGAAGACGATCCCGATACCGGCGTCCCCGGCGACAAGCTGTCGAAGATCCTGGTCAAGCTGACCGAGATTCCGAAAGGCTTTCACCTGCACCGCAAGCTGACGCGTCAGATGGAAGCTCGCCGCGACATGGCGGCCGGCAAGCGTTCGCTCGATTGGGCGTCGGCCGAAGCGCTCGCTTTCGCTAGCCTGGCGATGGCCGGGCGTCGCGTTCGATTGTCAGGCCAAGACGCCCAACGTGGTACGTTCAGCCAACGCCATGGCGTGCTGCATGACGTCGTCACTGGCCGAACGCACAACATCTTCTCGAAGTTGACGGCCGATCAGGCCCCTGTCGAGCTGGTCAACAGCCCGCTCAGCGAAGCCGGCGTGCTGGGCTTTGACTACGGCTATAGCCTGGACTTCCCAGAAGCGCTGGTCGCCTGGGAAGCGCAGTTCGGCGACTTTGGCAACTGTGCTCAAGTAATCGTCGACGAGTTCATTTCGGGCGCTGAAGACAAATGGGATCGCCTTAGCGGCATCGTGATGCTGTTGCCGCACGGCTACGAAGGGCAGGGCCCGGAACACTCCAGCGGCCGTCTGGAACGCTTCCTGGCGATTGGCGCCGAGGACAACATCCAGGTCGCCTACCCGTCGACGCCGGCCCAGTACTTCCACTTGCTGCGTCGTCAATCGCTACGCAAGTGGCGGAAGCCGTTGGTGATCTTTACGCCGAAGAGCCTGTTGCGGCATCCGTCGGCGGTCTCGACGTTGTCCGATCTGTCGGATGGCGAATTCAAGAACATCCTGCCCGACTTGACGGTCGATCCGAGCAATGTGCGGCGCATCATGCTCTGCTCGGGCAAGCTCTATTACGAACTCGACTCCTATCGCCACGATCATGGCATCGACGACATCGCGATCCTTCGGATCGAGATGTTGCACCCGCTTCGCGATGGCGAAGTGGTCGAAGCGCTGAGCGACTACCCCAGCGACTGCCGCGTCACGTGGGTTCAGGAAGAGCCGATCAACATGGGCGCCTGGCCACACTGGGCGACTCGCTTCTCGGGGCACCGCGTCGGCGAACACGAGTTGCATGTGGTTGGACGTCCCCGTTCGGCCAGCCCGGCCACCGGCTCCAAGAGCGCCCACTTGTGGGAACAGGCGGACTTGCTGGAGCGAGCCTTCGCCGACTAA
- a CDS encoding SPW repeat domain-containing protein, which yields MRPRSKCYARFRIENRPATRPIYPEAIMWARVVEFMLSCWLAASPFIFHYSDSARALWWNDFLPAIGVGGASLLSYWRPTRHAHLFTLVVAIWLIGFGRFGSVGSPGPGMQNEIVVGLLLLMFALVPNHASDPPRVWYSDAADSFSPRD from the coding sequence ATGAGGCCGCGCTCGAAATGTTACGCGAGATTTCGGATCGAAAACCGACCGGCGACCCGTCCAATTTACCCGGAGGCAATCATGTGGGCCCGTGTTGTTGAATTTATGTTGTCTTGTTGGCTGGCGGCCAGTCCGTTTATATTTCACTATTCAGATAGCGCACGCGCACTTTGGTGGAATGATTTCCTGCCCGCCATCGGCGTTGGCGGCGCCTCGCTGTTATCCTATTGGCGACCAACGAGACATGCACATTTGTTTACGTTGGTCGTAGCAATCTGGCTAATTGGCTTTGGGCGTTTCGGATCGGTAGGGTCGCCGGGACCAGGGATGCAAAACGAGATTGTCGTAGGATTGCTTTTGCTGATGTTCGCGCTGGTTCCGAATCACGCCTCCGATCCCCCCCGGGTCTGGTACTCCGACGCGGCAGATTCCTTTTCACCAAGAGATTGA
- a CDS encoding NAD(P)-dependent oxidoreductase, translating into MTLETNLSDNRPLVLVTGGAGLIGRRLLRNLTAC; encoded by the coding sequence ATGACGCTAGAGACGAACCTCAGCGATAATCGCCCGCTGGTCCTGGTCACTGGCGGGGCCGGTTTGATCGGCCGCCGGTTGCTACGAAATCTAACTGCCTGTTGA
- a CDS encoding NAD(P)-dependent alcohol dehydrogenase, with product MRCIAIQSYGPPTRLQMMEQPRPEVGPKQLLIKVKAASVNPIDWKLRSGMVRWVVPLKFPAVLGFDVAGEIEAVGMDLESQWSIGEQVCAYAPHPPGGGYAEFMVVDAEHVVHRPGNLSLIEGASIPLAASTAWQALFDICSLRPGDNVLINGASGGVGVFATQIAKIHHAKVTAVCSGRNEGLVRELGADEVINYHEVDFTQLNRKFDVIFDAVGKASYRDCCKVLSRNGRFATTLPSVETAAFTVLSKLQRRRCGMVLASSRKKDLQAIYGLAGEGKLRTIIDEVFSLDRAADAHRKSEDGHAVGKIVLHVAD from the coding sequence ATGAGATGCATCGCGATTCAATCGTACGGACCACCAACGCGGCTCCAGATGATGGAGCAACCGCGGCCGGAGGTCGGCCCAAAGCAGCTCTTGATCAAAGTCAAAGCGGCCAGTGTGAATCCGATCGATTGGAAGTTGCGAAGCGGCATGGTGCGGTGGGTCGTGCCGCTGAAGTTTCCGGCGGTGCTCGGCTTTGATGTCGCCGGCGAAATTGAAGCGGTCGGCATGGATCTGGAAAGCCAATGGTCCATTGGCGAGCAGGTTTGTGCGTACGCGCCCCATCCGCCCGGCGGCGGCTATGCCGAGTTTATGGTGGTCGACGCCGAGCATGTCGTCCACCGGCCCGGGAATCTGTCGCTGATCGAAGGGGCGTCGATTCCCTTGGCGGCGTCGACTGCCTGGCAAGCGCTGTTCGACATCTGTTCGCTTCGCCCCGGCGACAACGTGCTCATCAACGGCGCCTCCGGCGGAGTCGGCGTCTTCGCCACGCAAATCGCCAAGATTCACCACGCCAAGGTGACGGCCGTCTGCAGTGGACGCAATGAAGGATTGGTTCGCGAGCTTGGCGCCGACGAAGTGATTAACTATCACGAAGTCGACTTCACGCAGCTCAACCGCAAATTTGACGTCATCTTCGACGCCGTCGGCAAAGCGTCGTACCGCGACTGCTGCAAGGTGCTCAGCCGCAATGGTCGGTTCGCGACCACGTTGCCTTCGGTAGAGACCGCCGCTTTCACGGTTCTCTCAAAATTGCAGCGCCGCCGCTGCGGCATGGTGCTCGCTTCATCGCGAAAGAAAGATCTGCAGGCGATCTACGGACTCGCCGGCGAAGGAAAACTCCGCACAATCATCGACGAAGTTTTCTCGCTCGACCGCGCGGCCGACGCGCATCGTAAGAGCGAAGATGGCCACGCGGTCGGTAAGATCGTGCTGCATGTGGCGGACTAG
- a CDS encoding TrmH family RNA methyltransferase has protein sequence MNVEHLETIHDPRLAPYGDLTGKRGHPDAGILIAESRFLVERLLASTLAVESILVDNPAKVPDLPPGREATPIFCLPRPQLQKLVGFNFHRGVMACGRRPDLTDLRQVAWPDQERLTLSVAAQVVDPENLGSLIRASSAFGADALLVDDRCGDPFSRRALRVSTGHAFKIPIVVATDLLEQLENAKSLGFQLIATALDETATPLKKETVRDPRAALLFGNEGFGLDADVLEIADRRVTIPMERGSDSLNVAMAAGVFLYHYCYML, from the coding sequence ATGAACGTCGAGCATTTAGAAACGATCCACGATCCGCGGCTCGCCCCTTATGGCGACTTGACCGGCAAGCGCGGTCATCCTGACGCCGGAATCTTGATCGCCGAAAGTCGCTTTCTGGTCGAGCGGCTGTTGGCCAGCACGTTGGCGGTGGAGTCGATCCTGGTCGACAATCCGGCCAAAGTTCCTGACTTACCGCCAGGACGCGAAGCGACGCCGATCTTCTGTCTGCCGCGTCCGCAACTGCAAAAGCTCGTCGGCTTTAACTTTCATCGCGGCGTGATGGCCTGCGGGCGTCGCCCTGATCTTACCGACTTGCGGCAAGTCGCTTGGCCCGATCAAGAGCGGCTGACGTTGTCGGTCGCGGCCCAGGTGGTCGATCCCGAGAATTTAGGCAGCTTGATCCGCGCCAGCAGCGCGTTTGGCGCCGATGCGCTGTTGGTCGACGATCGGTGCGGCGATCCGTTTTCGCGCCGGGCGCTGCGCGTTTCGACGGGGCATGCCTTCAAGATCCCGATCGTTGTCGCGACCGATCTGCTGGAGCAGCTAGAAAACGCCAAGTCGCTTGGCTTTCAACTGATCGCCACGGCACTAGACGAGACGGCGACGCCGCTAAAAAAAGAGACGGTGCGTGATCCACGCGCCGCCTTGCTGTTTGGCAATGAAGGGTTTGGCCTGGATGCCGACGTATTAGAGATCGCCGACCGCCGGGTGACGATCCCGATGGAGCGCGGCAGCGACTCGCTGAACGTTGCGATGGCTGCCGGGGTTTTTCTGTACCACTACTGCTACATGCTGTAG
- a CDS encoding FG-GAP repeat domain-containing protein, translating into MLCRCLTAGSLLLLALPLLAHGEEELKFKKTQIETKFRSEGCAVGDFNRDGLMDVSAGSVWYESPDWKMHLIRVKADEYDPKGYSDSFCNFAQDVNHDGWTDVLVVDFPGKQTWWFENPGKEEKTWVRHEMVPVTNNESPDMRDITGDGIKELLFAFDPGKKVGYAAPAEDPSAPWIITAVSEENAPGTDRYSHGIGAGDVNNDGRTDILVTAGWWEAPEDRSQTPWKFHPANFGEKCAHMYVYDFDGDGDNDVISSSAHDFGVWWYEQTPEGFQRHIIDKTFSQTHSSHLVDMNGDGLPDYVTGKRHWAHGGRDPGGNEAAVMCWYELSRKDGKAVWTPHVFDDNSGVGTQFEVADMNGDGLLDVVTSNKQGVFVFEQVREK; encoded by the coding sequence ATGCTGTGTCGTTGTCTCACCGCAGGTTCTCTGCTCTTGCTCGCTTTGCCGCTGCTCGCTCACGGCGAAGAAGAATTGAAGTTCAAGAAGACTCAGATCGAAACCAAGTTCCGTAGCGAAGGTTGCGCCGTCGGCGACTTCAATCGGGACGGGCTGATGGACGTCTCGGCCGGCAGCGTCTGGTACGAATCGCCCGATTGGAAGATGCACCTGATCCGCGTCAAGGCGGACGAGTACGATCCGAAAGGTTACAGCGACTCGTTCTGCAACTTCGCCCAAGACGTCAATCACGATGGCTGGACTGACGTGTTGGTGGTCGACTTCCCCGGCAAGCAGACCTGGTGGTTCGAGAACCCCGGCAAAGAAGAAAAGACGTGGGTCCGCCACGAGATGGTCCCGGTGACCAACAACGAAAGCCCCGACATGCGGGATATCACCGGCGACGGCATAAAGGAGCTGCTGTTTGCCTTTGATCCGGGGAAGAAGGTGGGCTATGCCGCGCCGGCCGAAGATCCCAGCGCTCCGTGGATCATCACCGCCGTCTCGGAAGAAAACGCCCCTGGTACCGATCGTTACTCGCACGGCATTGGCGCCGGCGACGTCAACAACGACGGCCGGACCGACATCCTGGTGACCGCCGGCTGGTGGGAAGCGCCGGAAGATCGCAGCCAGACTCCGTGGAAATTCCACCCGGCCAACTTTGGCGAAAAGTGCGCCCACATGTACGTCTACGACTTTGACGGCGATGGGGACAACGACGTGATCAGCAGCAGCGCCCACGACTTTGGCGTCTGGTGGTACGAGCAAACGCCGGAAGGGTTCCAGCGTCACATCATCGACAAGACGTTCTCGCAGACCCACTCATCGCACCTGGTCGACATGAACGGCGACGGTCTGCCCGACTACGTCACCGGCAAGCGTCACTGGGCGCACGGCGGTCGTGATCCCGGCGGCAACGAAGCGGCGGTGATGTGCTGGTACGAGCTGTCGCGGAAAGATGGCAAGGCGGTCTGGACGCCGCACGTCTTCGACGACAACAGCGGCGTCGGTACCCAGTTTGAAGTCGCCGACATGAACGGCGACGGCTTGCTCGACGTGGTGACGTCAAACAAGCAGGGGGTCTTTGTGTTTGAGCAAGTGCGGGAGAAGTAG
- a CDS encoding biotin--[acetyl-CoA-carboxylase] ligase — translation MDAFPEAALDEIARTVGAARVEAFAELPSTSRYTKENADAISDIIPYVVAAQRQTAGRGRGENAWHATDGALTFTAVFDQDHLPIPLLRWPQASLMTAVAVAEALESLLPDEAIYVKWPNDIYSRGRKLCGILLERTESPRPLLHLGIGVNVNNSLEGAPAEVRERAISLVEIGGSEFFLPDLLLAILQRMQANFKLCAPDLTPLADPWRSRCLLFGRKVEIQAGEQTIVGICGGIDNSGALLVDAPGGVQRIVAGVVTRF, via the coding sequence ATGGACGCGTTTCCTGAAGCGGCGCTGGATGAAATTGCTCGCACCGTCGGCGCAGCGCGGGTCGAAGCGTTCGCCGAGCTACCCTCGACCAGTCGCTACACCAAAGAGAACGCCGACGCGATTTCCGATATCATTCCCTACGTCGTCGCGGCACAGCGGCAGACCGCCGGACGCGGTCGGGGCGAAAACGCCTGGCATGCGACCGACGGAGCGCTCACCTTCACCGCCGTCTTCGATCAAGATCACTTGCCGATTCCGCTGTTGCGATGGCCGCAAGCGTCGCTGATGACGGCGGTCGCGGTAGCCGAAGCGCTGGAGTCGCTGCTGCCCGACGAAGCGATCTACGTGAAATGGCCCAACGACATCTACAGTCGCGGCCGCAAGTTGTGCGGCATCTTACTGGAACGAACCGAATCGCCTCGCCCGCTGTTGCATCTGGGGATTGGCGTGAACGTCAACAACTCGCTGGAAGGCGCCCCGGCCGAAGTTCGTGAGCGGGCGATTTCGCTGGTCGAGATCGGCGGCAGCGAGTTTTTCTTGCCGGATTTGCTGCTGGCGATCCTGCAGCGGATGCAGGCTAACTTCAAATTATGCGCTCCCGATCTAACGCCGCTGGCCGATCCATGGCGCAGTCGTTGTTTGCTCTTCGGACGCAAGGTGGAGATTCAAGCCGGCGAACAGACAATCGTGGGGATTTGCGGGGGAATCGACAACTCCGGCGCGCTGCTGGTCGATGCTCCAGGAGGAGTTCAGCGAATCGTGGCTGGCGTGGTGACGCGGTTCTAG
- a CDS encoding pyruvate carboxylase — MKSINKLLVANRSEIAIRICRSAHELGIRTVAMYSFEDRFALHRFKADEAYQIGTQGEPVRAYLDIDSVIRICREHKIDAVHPGYGFMSENPDLARACEENGIIFVGPSVDCLERLGDKTAARAIAEQAGVPVLSGSQKAIASAEEGRTLAEKLGFPIILKAAKGGGGRGMRVVREAKEFDASFESATRESQSAFGSPDIFIEKYIEQARHIEVQLMGDAHGNLVHLYERDCSVQRRHQKVVEIAPAPNLLPEVRAALCEAAIKIGKQVGYQNAGTVEFLVDKQTNQYYFIEVNPRIQVEHTVTEEVTGVDVVKTQILVAQGEPLSHPDIDLADQSKIQTVGFALQCRVTTEDPANGFLPDYGRVSHYRSASGMGIRLDAGSAFSGAVVHPYYDSMLVKVSARGRKFTAAVKRMERALQEFRVRGVKTNIPFLIRVMSNKTFLDGDCTTRFIDETPDLFKLLVRRDRATKLLTYLGEVAVNGNELVEGRPVATRRDPAPLPEYSTKGDSPAGFRQKLQELGAAKFGQWIREQKPLLFTDTTFRDAHQSLLATRVRTRDLVNIAEAYSRLCPQLFSLEMWGGATFDTSMRFLKECPWRRLTDMREKAPNMLFQMLLRASNAVGYTNYPDNVVTAFVEEAAQAGIDVFRVFDALNWAPNMQIAMEAVQKTGAICEASICYTGDISDPKRDKYSLQYYVDLAKQLEKMGAHILAIKDMAGLCKPFAAEKLVKTLKAEVGLPIHFHTHDTAGTQAASIFKGAEVGLDIADAAMAPWSGGTSQPNLNTMVEALRNSDRDGSLDTDALDGIAEYWRAVREFYTPFEAVVLPANADLYRHEMPGGQYTNLFQQARALGLADQWADVCKVYADVNQLFGDIVKVTPTSKAVGDMALFLVANNISTADVLDPQRELAFPASVKDLIGGRMGQPPGGFPPEVQKRIMRDEPIMTDRPGAEFSPADFEAATETVKKMLGREPLRREVVSYLLYPKVYEDFAKHVKKYGDLSTLPTPAFFYSQCPGEEISVDIEVGKTLIIKFLTIGEPHVDGVRVAFFELNGQPREVEILDRSLESDAPKRVQADPDDPKQVGAAMPGMVVMVAVEADEKVAKGQKLLSLEAMKMESTIYSEVEGTVEQVVVKPGSQVQTGDLLVKLS, encoded by the coding sequence ATGAAGAGCATCAATAAACTGTTGGTGGCGAATCGTAGCGAGATCGCCATTCGCATCTGCCGTAGCGCCCACGAGTTGGGAATCCGCACGGTTGCGATGTATTCGTTTGAAGACCGCTTCGCACTGCATCGCTTCAAAGCGGACGAGGCCTACCAGATTGGTACGCAAGGCGAACCGGTCCGCGCCTACCTCGACATCGACAGCGTCATTCGCATCTGCCGCGAGCATAAGATCGACGCCGTTCACCCCGGCTACGGCTTCATGTCGGAGAACCCCGATCTGGCCCGCGCTTGCGAAGAAAACGGCATCATCTTCGTCGGACCGAGCGTCGACTGTCTCGAGCGTTTAGGGGACAAGACCGCGGCTCGCGCCATTGCCGAACAAGCCGGCGTACCGGTTCTCAGCGGTAGCCAGAAAGCGATCGCCAGTGCCGAAGAAGGTCGCACGCTGGCCGAGAAGCTCGGCTTCCCGATCATTTTGAAGGCGGCCAAAGGGGGCGGCGGTCGCGGGATGCGCGTCGTTCGTGAGGCGAAGGAATTTGACGCCTCGTTTGAGTCGGCCACCCGCGAATCGCAATCGGCGTTCGGCAGCCCCGACATCTTCATCGAAAAGTACATCGAGCAGGCTCGCCACATCGAAGTGCAGTTGATGGGGGATGCCCACGGCAACCTGGTCCACCTGTACGAGCGCGATTGCTCGGTGCAGCGGCGTCACCAGAAGGTGGTCGAGATCGCCCCGGCGCCCAACTTGCTTCCTGAGGTTCGCGCCGCGCTCTGCGAAGCGGCGATCAAGATCGGCAAGCAGGTCGGTTACCAGAACGCCGGCACGGTCGAGTTCCTGGTCGACAAGCAAACCAACCAGTACTACTTCATCGAAGTCAATCCGCGGATCCAGGTCGAACACACCGTCACCGAAGAAGTGACCGGCGTCGACGTCGTAAAGACGCAGATCCTGGTTGCTCAGGGAGAGCCGCTCAGCCATCCCGATATCGATCTGGCCGACCAAAGCAAGATTCAGACGGTCGGTTTCGCGCTACAATGTCGCGTAACGACCGAAGATCCGGCCAACGGCTTTCTGCCTGACTACGGCCGGGTCAGCCACTACCGTTCGGCCAGCGGCATGGGCATTCGCTTGGACGCCGGTAGTGCGTTCTCGGGCGCCGTCGTTCATCCCTACTATGACTCAATGCTGGTGAAGGTGAGCGCTCGCGGACGCAAGTTCACCGCTGCGGTCAAACGGATGGAGCGGGCCCTGCAAGAGTTCCGCGTTCGCGGCGTGAAAACGAACATTCCGTTCCTGATTCGCGTGATGTCGAACAAGACGTTCCTCGATGGCGACTGCACGACGCGGTTCATCGACGAAACGCCTGATCTGTTTAAATTGCTGGTCCGCCGCGATCGTGCGACCAAGCTGCTCACCTACTTGGGCGAAGTCGCCGTCAACGGCAACGAACTGGTCGAAGGTCGTCCGGTCGCGACGCGTCGTGATCCCGCGCCGCTGCCAGAATACAGCACCAAAGGCGATTCGCCGGCTGGGTTCCGCCAAAAGCTGCAAGAGCTGGGCGCCGCCAAGTTCGGTCAATGGATCCGCGAGCAAAAGCCGCTGCTGTTTACCGACACCACCTTCCGCGACGCGCATCAGTCGCTGTTGGCGACTCGCGTGCGTACCCGCGATCTAGTCAATATCGCCGAGGCTTACTCGCGACTCTGCCCACAGCTCTTCTCGCTCGAAATGTGGGGCGGCGCGACGTTCGACACCAGCATGCGATTTTTGAAAGAGTGCCCCTGGCGCCGTCTGACCGACATGCGCGAGAAGGCGCCCAACATGCTGTTCCAGATGTTGCTGCGGGCGTCCAACGCCGTCGGTTACACCAACTATCCGGACAACGTCGTCACCGCGTTTGTCGAAGAAGCGGCCCAGGCCGGCATCGACGTCTTCCGCGTGTTTGACGCGCTCAACTGGGCGCCCAACATGCAGATCGCGATGGAGGCGGTGCAAAAAACCGGCGCCATCTGCGAAGCGTCGATCTGCTACACCGGCGACATTTCGGATCCAAAGCGTGACAAGTACTCACTGCAGTACTATGTCGACCTAGCTAAGCAACTCGAGAAGATGGGCGCCCACATCCTGGCGATCAAGGACATGGCGGGGCTCTGCAAGCCTTTCGCCGCCGAGAAGCTGGTCAAAACGCTCAAAGCAGAAGTCGGCCTGCCCATTCACTTCCATACGCATGACACCGCCGGCACGCAGGCCGCTTCGATCTTCAAAGGCGCCGAAGTCGGGCTCGATATCGCCGACGCCGCGATGGCGCCTTGGTCGGGCGGAACCTCGCAGCCGAATCTCAATACGATGGTCGAGGCGCTACGGAATTCGGACCGCGACGGAAGCCTCGATACCGACGCCCTCGATGGCATCGCCGAATACTGGCGAGCCGTCCGTGAGTTCTACACGCCGTTTGAGGCGGTCGTGTTGCCGGCCAATGCCGACCTGTACCGTCACGAAATGCCGGGCGGTCAGTACACCAACCTGTTCCAGCAGGCCCGCGCTTTGGGCCTGGCCGATCAGTGGGCCGACGTCTGCAAGGTTTACGCCGACGTCAATCAACTGTTTGGCGACATCGTTAAAGTGACGCCGACCTCCAAAGCGGTTGGCGACATGGCGCTGTTCCTGGTGGCCAACAACATTTCGACCGCCGATGTGCTTGACCCGCAGCGGGAGCTCGCCTTCCCGGCATCGGTGAAAGACTTGATCGGCGGACGAATGGGGCAACCGCCGGGGGGCTTCCCGCCGGAAGTGCAGAAGCGGATCATGCGCGACGAGCCGATCATGACCGATCGCCCCGGCGCCGAGTTCTCGCCGGCCGATTTTGAGGCCGCCACCGAAACGGTGAAGAAAATGCTCGGTCGTGAGCCGCTTCGCCGCGAAGTCGTTTCGTATCTTCTCTACCCGAAGGTCTACGAAGATTTCGCCAAGCATGTGAAGAAGTATGGCGACCTCAGCACGTTGCCGACGCCTGCCTTCTTCTATTCGCAGTGTCCTGGCGAAGAGATTTCGGTCGACATCGAAGTTGGCAAGACGCTGATCATCAAGTTCCTGACGATCGGCGAGCCGCACGTCGATGGCGTTCGCGTCGCGTTCTTCGAGCTCAACGGTCAACCGCGCGAAGTCGAGATTCTCGACCGCAGCCTCGAGTCGGACGCCCCGAAACGGGTGCAAGCCGATCCGGACGATCCCAAGCAGGTCGGCGCCGCGATGCCGGGCATGGTGGTCATGGTCGCCGTCGAGGCGGACGAAAAAGTCGCCAAGGGCCAAAAGTTACTGTCGCTGGAAGCGATGAAGATGGAATCGACGATCTACAGTGAAGTCGAAGGGACGGTCGAACAGGTCGTCGTCAAACCAGGCAGCCAGGTGCAGACCGGCGACTTGTTGGTGAAGTTGTCGTAA